CTTGTTGGCGTACCACGGCCACGAACATCCGCTCCAGCGCATGCTGTAGGGTTCCATCGGTCTGGCCGCGCTCTTCGGGGAAATCCTGCAAGCTCAACCCAAGTGCGTAAATGGGTTGCAATGCCGTTACTCGTGCCCAGAACATTGAGCCTGCCGGGTAATCGATATAGGCAGAGGCATCAATGGCGATCCCCAGCTGCTGTCCCAGTTCGCGGCAAACCTGCAGATTGCTGAGCCAGGTGTGGCCCCACAGAGGTATGCCGGTAAAGCTTTCCGGGTAGACGATTCCCAGTCTCGGCTCGGCATCGAACATGCCGAGGGTCCAGGCGATGCGCTGTGTTGAGCCGAACAGCGCAGCGGTCAGATAATCACGCCAATCGCGGCGTTCGCTGCCGGTGTATAGGGATTTCTTGGTATGCCAGTGCGCCACGACGTCGAGCGCGAGAATGTCCTCGCGGAACGTCACGATCAACGGCGCCAGGTCGCGGCCACGATTGGCGACCTTGCGTACTTTCAGCGTCTGCAGGTTCGGCAACGACGACAGGTGCTGTTGGGCAGCGGCACGCGCGTCGTCATCGATGACCGAAACCATCAGCACGTACGGCACCGGCATGGCCGTCAGCGCCTGGGTCAATTCGCCCAGAAGGTCGGGGTAAAAAACGTGGGCCATCACGCCCACGCGCAGTTGCACGCGCTCGATCGGCGTTGGCGCGGGGAACATGACATCGGATGGCGGCGCTACCGACACCTGCGCGTGCGCGGCATTGCGCAAGCGCCGCACGAAACCGGCAAGGCCCAGCGCCCGCAGCACCTTCCAGCTACGCTCGGCAACGGCAAGCAGGCCGCGCCAGCCGCCGCCGTGCCGCTCGACAGCCGTACGCGCGGCGCGCTCAGCCTTGTGCCAGGTGGCTCTCATCGCGAGGTCACGTGGCGAAGAACGCGGCTGCGGCGCAGCAAGAGCATCGCGTCGGAAGCGGGCGGCTCACAGGTTCTGGTAATTCGGGCCGGAGCCGCCTTCCGGCGTGACCCAGTTGATGATCTCGTAGGGATCCTTGATGTCGCAGGTCTTGCAGTGCACGCAGTTGGCGGCGTTGATCTGCAGGCGCTTGCCGGCCGCGTCGTCGACGATCTCGTAGACCGCGGCGGGGCAGAAGCGGGTGCAGGGGTTGCCGTATTCCTCGGTGCAGCGGGTCACGCAGATCTGCGGGTCCAGCACGTGCAGGTGCACGGGCTGGTCCTCGTCGTGTTCGGTGGCGGCGAAGTACACGCCCTGCAGGCGGTCGCGCGGCGCCAATTCGCGCTGCACGTAGTCGCGCTTGGGCTGTTCGTGCTCGCCGAGCCGGTCCAGCGACGACCAGTCCGCCGTCACCTTCAGCGTCCACGGCGAAGCGCCCTTGACCAGGGTTTCCCAGGCGCCGTTGAGCAGGCCGAACCACATGCCCTTCTTGAACCCGGGCTTGATGTTGCGCACCTGGCGCAGTTCGGCCATCACCTCCGAGCCGCGCAGCTTGGCGTCGAAACCCGCCGGATCCAGTGCGGCGCCGGCGGCCAGGTGTTCGGCGGCGAGCATGCCGCTGCGGATCGCCTGGTGGGTGCCCTTGATCTTGGGCACGTTGAGCAGGCCGGCGGTGTCGCCGATCAACAGCGCGCCGGGCATCTCCACCTTCGGCAGCGACTGCCAGCCGCCGCTGGCGATGGCGCGGGCGCCGGCCGACAGGATGGTGCCGCCTTCCAGTAGCGGCTTCATCAGCGGGTGGTTCTTCCATTGCTGGAACGCTTCCCACGGGCGGTACTCGGGGTCGTGGTAATCCAGTCCGCTGACGTAGCCCAGCGCCACCTGGTTGTTGTCCAGGTGGTACAGGAAGCTGCCGGCATAGGTGGCATTGTCGGCCGGCCAGCCCAGGGTGTGCACGATCTTGCCGGGCACCACGCGGCCTTCCGGCAGCTGCCACAGTTCCTTGATGCCGATCGAGAAGGCCTGCGGATCGTGCCCGGCGTCGAGCGCGAAACGCTTGATCAGGCGCTTGGTCAGGTGGCCGCGCGCACCCTCGGCCAGCACCGTGACCTTGGCGCGGATGTCGATGCCGGGGGTGTAGCCGGGCTTGTGCGCGCCGTCCTTGGCCACGCCCATGTCGCCGATGCGCACGCCGAGCACGGTGCCGTCGTCGGCATGCAGGGTCTCGGCCGCGGCGAAGCCGGGATAGATCTCCACGCCCAGCGCCTCGGCCTGCGGCGCCAGCCACGCGCACAGCGCGCCGAGGCTGACGATGAAGTTGCCGTGGTTGCGCATGCCCGGCGGCACGATCGGGAACTTGCGTCCGCCGTCCTTGCTCAGGTGCCAGAACTCGTCCTCGCCGGCCGGCACGCAGATCGGCGGCGGGTTGTCGCGCCAGCCGGGCAGCAGCGCGTCCAGCGGGGCCGGTTCGATCACCGCGCCGGACAGGATCTGCGCGCCGACCGCGCTGGCCTTCTCGATCACGCAGACCGAGATGTCGGGGTTGAGTTGCTTGAGCCGGATCGCGAACGCCAGCCCGGCTGGGCCTGCGCCGACGGTGACCACGTCGTATTCCATGACGTCGCGTTCCACTGGCTCCGGCGCGCTGGCGCCGCCTTCCAATCCCGTCATCTGGTCCGCTCCCGTTGGCTCGATCTGGCTGTCTGCATTTTCAGGCTTTGTGCGTGACGGGGCAAATTCCGGACGCTGGCGTATGGTGGGCCAGGGCATGCTAGCGTGGCGCGATGCAACTTGACCTGCCCGGCGCCGACGTCCGCTGGCTGCCTGGCTGGCTGGCGCCGGCCGAGGCCGCGGCGCTGTTCGCGCAGTTGCTGGCCGGGGTGGAGTGGGAGGTTCACCGCATCCGCCTGTTCGGGCGGCTGGTGGATTCGCCGCGGCTGAGTTGCTGGATCGGCGACCAGGGGGCGAGCTACCGCTACTCCGGCACCCGCTTCGCGCCGCATCCGTGGCCGCCGGCGCTACGGGCGTTGCGCGAACGGCTGGCGGCGGAAACTGGAGTCGCGTTCAACAGCGTGCTCGCCAACCGCTACCGCGACGGCCACGACGCGATGGGCTGGCACAGCGACGACGAAAAGGAACTCGGCCCGCGCCCGCTGATCGCCTCGCTGAGCCTGGGCGCCACGCGCCGCTTCGTGCTGCGCCATCGCCTGCAGCCGACGCTGCGCCAGGCGCTGGAGCTGAGCGCCGGTGGATTGATGTTGATGGGTGGCGAGACCCAGCGCCTTTATCGGCATGCGTTGCCGCGGACTGCGAAGCCGGTGAGCGAGCGGATCAATCTGACGTTTCGCAGGATCGCTGCTGGATAATCATGAGATTGTTCCATCCAGAACATTCCGAAGCGGCTCCGCATACGATTGACCGCCAGTAAGGGCGGCCAATCGCAAAGACTACTTATAGGAAAACGTATCCGATTACACCATCCATTGCCTTATTGGGCACATTCTCGCATACCGAACTTAGCGTGTCGAAATGGTCGGCACGAGTTGGAGTGTAGCCGCGCATACAGCGATAAAGAGGCACCGTGCCAGGGATCTGCGTGTCGGCGACATATCCCAAGATTGGCATGAAGGTCGATAAATTCTTGCCTTCACAGTTCGGGTCAGGTGAAGTGAAAAAATCGTTGGCGCCAGCGATGAAGCAGTTGTAAAGCGCGTGCCCGCCGGAAAACGGCGTGTAGGAGATGAAGCCCAAGCTGCCTTCGTATCGCCAGCCCAACTGCTCCCAATTCTGGGGCATGCTGCGACCAGACCAATGATTGCGCTCCTTGGGGTTGTAATAGCGATACAACTCAACGAGTTGGACCCCGTCAGGAACGGCCATCGTGCTCGTATCCGTTCCCAACCTGGCCGTTTCTGGAAGATCTGGCATCTGTACCAAACTTTGTGCTGCGGCGGACGAGGCAAGCACACTCGCTGCGCTCAGGATCAGTCCGCCCATCAATATCTTCATCTTCATCGAGTAAATCCTTTTTTTTATTTATGCGAACTCATGTCCGCGGCCGAATTTTACCAACTCCGTTTGGGCTCGATAAGTCGACTAGTTCGCTGTATGTGTCTGATAAGGCGCACGTAATTGGTGTGCCGCTCTTGCCGCCAACTGAAAAGGGAATGGCATCACCCTGAGGGCGTGCTGGAGGTCGCCTTTGGAGTTAGCGCCGCGATGCTGGAGCGAGCTGCGGCACCGGCGCCAGGGCGGTCGCCGCGTCGGCCTGGCCCTGCTGCAGGGTCCAGCCGACCACTCCGCCGCTCAGCTGCGTCAGTGCCTGGCCGAACGCGTCGGCGACCTGGGCCTTGTCGGTGCTGGCGGCCGGCTGCGCGGCGAGGAAGGTGCGCGAGGCGACCACGCGCTGGTCGGGCGTGTACAGCAGCTTGGCGCTGAGCTCGATCGTGGCCGAGGGCAGGTCGCGGCCGGCGTAGTCGGATTCGAAGCGGCGCAGGTCCAGCAGCAACTTGTAGTCGGCGCGGATGCCGGTGCCGAGCCGGGCCACGCCGGGGATGCGCCCGGAATCCTCGAACGCGCGCACCAGCGTGTCCTCGAGCATGTCGGTGGCCGGCTGCGCCCAGCCGACGCCGCTGTAGACCTGCAGTTCGCCCGGGGTGGGACGCACCGCGATGCGCGAACTGTCGACCACGCGCGCGGCGCTGGGCTTGGCGATCGCCAACTGCCAGGTCACCTGCGGCCAGGACGGGTCCGGGGTCACGCGCACGTCGGGCGCGTAGATCGTGACCGGCTCCTTGCTGCCGCCGGTCAGCGCGGAGCAACCGGCGAGCAGCAGCAGGGCCGGGACGGCGAGCAGCAGGAGGGCGCGCGTAGGCTTCATTTGGGTTCGAACTCCTTCGGGGCGTCGCGGCCGAGCAGGTAGCGCGCGGGGTTGTTGTCCAGGCGGTCGCTGACCCGGCGCAGGTCGCGGATCAGCCCGCGCAGTTCGGTCAGGGTCGGGCCGAGCTGGCCCAGGCCGTCGTTGGCGAAGCTGTTGATCGCCGAGCGGTTCTCGCCAAGGATCTTGTCGGCGTTGCCGCTGGCCGAATCCAGCTTGCTCAGCGTGCTCTCCAGCTTGTCCAGGATCGGCGGCAGCTGCTGCACCAGGTTCTGGTCCAGGCGCTGGATGGTGCCGTTGGTGGTCTTCAGGGTCACGTCGAGATTGCGTGCGGCGTCGCGCGCGCTGAGGATCAGCGACTGCATGCCTTCGTCGCGGTCGGCCAGCGAGCCGCTGATCGTTTCCAGGTTGTGCAGGGTGGCGGTGATGCTGGCCACGTTGCGGTCGCTGAGCACCTCGTCCAGGCGCTCGACGATGCGGTTGGCGGTATCGGTGATGTTCTGCAGCGCCGACGGCGTGGTCTGGATGATCGGCGCGTCGCTGGTGTCGATGGAGGTCAGCGACGGCGCCTCCGGGGTGCCGCCGGAGAGCTGGATGATCGACGGCCCGGTCAGGCTGGTGATGCCCAGCTTGGCGCGGGTGTCGCTCTTGATCGGGGTGGTCGAGTTCAGCCGCACCCGCGCCACCACCTGGCGCGGATCGTTCGGCGCCAGGGTCAGTTCGGTGATCGAGCCGACCGCGATGCCGTTGTACTGCACCGGGCTGCCCACCGACAGGCCGGTGACCGCCTCGCGGAACACCACCCGGTACTCCTGCCAGGTGCGGTCGGACGAATACTTGGCGGCCCACAGCCCGAACAGCAGCAAGGCGAGCCCGGCCACGATGGTGAAGGCGCCGATCAGGACGTAGTTGGCTTTGGTTTCCATGGCTCAGGCGTTCTCGGTCCAGGCGGTTTTGGCGTCGCGGGCCGCGCGCGCGCGCGGGCCGTGGAAATATTCCTGGATCCAGGGGTGGTCGACCTGCTCGATCTCGGCCAGCGGCGCGGTGGCGATGACCTTGCGGTCGGCCAGCACCGCAACGCGGTCGCAGATAGCGTACAAGGTGTCCAGGTCGTGGGTGATGAGGAACACGGTCAGCCCCAGCGCTTCCTGCAGGGTGCGGATCAGGCGGTCGAAGGCGGCCGCGCCGATCGGGTCGAGCCCGGCGGTGGGTTCGTCCAGGAACAGCAGCGGCGGATCCAGCGCCAGCGCGCGCGCCAGCCCGGCGCGCTTGCGCATGCCGCCGGACAGCTGCGAGGGCAGCTTGTTGATCGCATCGGCCGGCAACCCGGCCAGCTTCACCTTCAGCAGCGCCAGCTCGTAGTGCCAGCTGTCGGGCAGCTCGCCGAAGTGTTCCTTCAGCGGCACCTGCACGTTCTCGCCCACGCTCAGCGAGGAGAACAGCGCGCCGTCCTGGAACAGCACGCCGGTATTGCGCTCCACGTGCAGGCGGTCTTCGCGGCGCTTGGAATCGGTGTCCACGCCGAGCACGCGGATGTGGCCGGCGTCGGGGTCGCGCAGGCCGAGGATGCTGCGCATCAGCACCGACTTGCCGGTTCCCGAGCCGCCGACCACGCCAAGGATCTCGCCGCGGCGCACGTCCAGGTCCAGGTCCTCGTGCACGGTCTGGCTGCCGAACCGGTTGAGCAGGCCGCGGACCGAGATCGCCAGTTCGGGATCGGGATTGGGGATTGGGGATTGGGGATTGTTCAAGGCAATGGCTCCCGGCCAGGCAGCGCGCGGCGTCCGCCTTCGACGAATGCCCGGTTTCCGATTCCCGATTCCTGCTTCATCTCACCATCCCACGTTCATGAACCACAGCGCAGCGATCGCGTCGATGATGATCACCAGCGAGATCGTCTGCACCACGCTGGAGGTGGTGCGCTCGCCGACCGACTGCGCCGTGCCCTCCACGCGCAGGCCCTCCAGGCAGCCGATCAGGCCGATCACGATCGCGAAGATCGGCGCCTTCGACAGGCCCACCAGCATGTGCCGCAGCTGGATGGTGTCGTGCATGCGCGCCAGGTACATCTGCGGCGGGATGCCCAGGTCGAAGGCGCCGACGGTGACGCCGCCGGCGAGGCCGGCGATCATCGCCACGAAGGTCAGCAGCGGCAGCATCACCAGCAGCGCCACCAGCCGCGGGATCACCAGCAGGTCCATCGGGTCCAAACCCAGGGTCTGGATCGCGTCGACCTCCTCGCGCGCCTTCATCGCGCCGATCTGCGCGGTGAAGGCGCTGGCGGTGCGCCCGGCCAGCACGATGGCGGTCAGCAGCACCGCGAACTCGCGCAGGAAGGCGATGCTGACCAGCTCCACCACGTAGATCTCGGCGCCGAAGTCGCGCAGGATGGTCGAGCCCAGGAACGCGATCACCGCGCCGACCAGGTAGGACAGCAGCGCCACCAGCGGCACCGCGTCCAGCCCGACCTGCTCCATGTGGTGCACGGTGGAGGTCAGGCGGAAGCGCCGCGGCTCGTGCACCAGGCGCAGCACCTTGACCAGGGTCTCGCCGAGGAAGCCGACCAGCGCGACGATTTCCTTGCCGTTGCGGTGCACCGC
This sequence is a window from Xanthomonas sp. CFBP 8443. Protein-coding genes within it:
- a CDS encoding ABC transporter permease, whose amino-acid sequence is MIEPQPPTLSQDDRDPSRVRLSGSWTLATALASSDVLRTMPSGTTGIDASGIGQLDSAGVLQLMRYATRNGIAHEALTFRHDHQALVCTIEDVADDRPKRKRDYGFAAALERLGYAVHRNGKEIVALVGFLGETLVKVLRLVHEPRRFRLTSTVHHMEQVGLDAVPLVALLSYLVGAVIAFLGSTILRDFGAEIYVVELVSIAFLREFAVLLTAIVLAGRTASAFTAQIGAMKAREEVDAIQTLGLDPMDLLVIPRLVALLVMLPLLTFVAMIAGLAGGVTVGAFDLGIPPQMYLARMHDTIQLRHMLVGLSKAPIFAIVIGLIGCLEGLRVEGTAQSVGERTTSSVVQTISLVIIIDAIAALWFMNVGW
- a CDS encoding alpha-ketoglutarate-dependent dioxygenase AlkB, with amino-acid sequence MQLDLPGADVRWLPGWLAPAEAAALFAQLLAGVEWEVHRIRLFGRLVDSPRLSCWIGDQGASYRYSGTRFAPHPWPPALRALRERLAAETGVAFNSVLANRYRDGHDAMGWHSDDEKELGPRPLIASLSLGATRRFVLRHRLQPTLRQALELSAGGLMLMGGETQRLYRHALPRTAKPVSERINLTFRRIAAG
- a CDS encoding MlaD family protein, with amino-acid sequence METKANYVLIGAFTIVAGLALLLFGLWAAKYSSDRTWQEYRVVFREAVTGLSVGSPVQYNGIAVGSITELTLAPNDPRQVVARVRLNSTTPIKSDTRAKLGITSLTGPSIIQLSGGTPEAPSLTSIDTSDAPIIQTTPSALQNITDTANRIVERLDEVLSDRNVASITATLHNLETISGSLADRDEGMQSLILSARDAARNLDVTLKTTNGTIQRLDQNLVQQLPPILDKLESTLSKLDSASGNADKILGENRSAINSFANDGLGQLGPTLTELRGLIRDLRRVSDRLDNNPARYLLGRDAPKEFEPK
- a CDS encoding electron transfer flavoprotein-ubiquinone oxidoreductase produces the protein MTGLEGGASAPEPVERDVMEYDVVTVGAGPAGLAFAIRLKQLNPDISVCVIEKASAVGAQILSGAVIEPAPLDALLPGWRDNPPPICVPAGEDEFWHLSKDGGRKFPIVPPGMRNHGNFIVSLGALCAWLAPQAEALGVEIYPGFAAAETLHADDGTVLGVRIGDMGVAKDGAHKPGYTPGIDIRAKVTVLAEGARGHLTKRLIKRFALDAGHDPQAFSIGIKELWQLPEGRVVPGKIVHTLGWPADNATYAGSFLYHLDNNQVALGYVSGLDYHDPEYRPWEAFQQWKNHPLMKPLLEGGTILSAGARAIASGGWQSLPKVEMPGALLIGDTAGLLNVPKIKGTHQAIRSGMLAAEHLAAGAALDPAGFDAKLRGSEVMAELRQVRNIKPGFKKGMWFGLLNGAWETLVKGASPWTLKVTADWSSLDRLGEHEQPKRDYVQRELAPRDRLQGVYFAATEHDEDQPVHLHVLDPQICVTRCTEEYGNPCTRFCPAAVYEIVDDAAGKRLQINAANCVHCKTCDIKDPYEIINWVTPEGGSGPNYQNL
- a CDS encoding ABC transporter ATP-binding protein → MNNPQSPIPNPDPELAISVRGLLNRFGSQTVHEDLDLDVRRGEILGVVGGSGTGKSVLMRSILGLRDPDAGHIRVLGVDTDSKRREDRLHVERNTGVLFQDGALFSSLSVGENVQVPLKEHFGELPDSWHYELALLKVKLAGLPADAINKLPSQLSGGMRKRAGLARALALDPPLLFLDEPTAGLDPIGAAAFDRLIRTLQEALGLTVFLITHDLDTLYAICDRVAVLADRKVIATAPLAEIEQVDHPWIQEYFHGPRARAARDAKTAWTENA
- a CDS encoding ABC-type transport auxiliary lipoprotein family protein, giving the protein MKPTRALLLLAVPALLLLAGCSALTGGSKEPVTIYAPDVRVTPDPSWPQVTWQLAIAKPSAARVVDSSRIAVRPTPGELQVYSGVGWAQPATDMLEDTLVRAFEDSGRIPGVARLGTGIRADYKLLLDLRRFESDYAGRDLPSATIELSAKLLYTPDQRVVASRTFLAAQPAASTDKAQVADAFGQALTQLSGGVVGWTLQQGQADAATALAPVPQLAPASRR